The proteins below come from a single Kitasatospora sp. NBC_00315 genomic window:
- a CDS encoding flavodoxin family protein, which yields MTVNEVDREHDAPVVTVTVVHHSVHGHTRVLAEHLAAGARLVPGARVHLVEIRPEDVTAGRWHDARVLALLDRSDAIVLGCPTLMGSVSAVFKAFMEAAFTPFTTQAWKDKLAGGFTMSASQSGDKLAVLEQLAVFAAQMGMQWIGVGDMPGNNWSGGARDDVNRLGSWLGLMSQSHADQGPEHAGSRGDLITAQRYGERIARLAQRWVNAVPYDTPRTTEHEARALSASLRETAAAPAALTGA from the coding sequence ATGACAGTCAATGAGGTCGACCGTGAGCACGACGCGCCGGTGGTCACGGTGACGGTGGTCCACCACTCGGTGCACGGGCACACCCGGGTGCTGGCCGAACACCTCGCCGCCGGGGCGCGGCTGGTGCCGGGCGCCCGGGTGCACCTCGTCGAGATCAGGCCCGAGGACGTCACCGCCGGCCGGTGGCACGATGCGCGGGTGCTGGCGCTGCTCGACCGCTCCGACGCGATCGTCCTCGGCTGCCCGACGCTGATGGGCAGCGTGTCGGCGGTGTTCAAGGCGTTCATGGAGGCGGCGTTCACGCCGTTCACGACGCAGGCGTGGAAGGACAAGCTGGCCGGAGGTTTCACCATGTCCGCCTCGCAGAGCGGAGACAAGCTGGCGGTCCTGGAGCAGCTGGCGGTCTTCGCCGCGCAGATGGGCATGCAGTGGATCGGCGTGGGCGACATGCCGGGCAACAACTGGAGCGGTGGCGCCCGTGACGACGTGAACCGGCTGGGCTCGTGGCTGGGCCTGATGAGCCAGAGCCACGCCGACCAGGGGCCGGAGCACGCCGGATCGCGCGGTGACCTGATCACCGCGCAGCGGTACGGCGAGCGGATCGCCCGGCTGGCCCAGCGTTGGGTCAACGCCGTGCCGTACGACACGCCCCGGACGACCGAGCACGAGGCCCGCGCGCTGTCGGCCTCCTTGAGGGAGACGGCCGCCGCGCCGGCGGCGCTGACCGGCGCCTGA
- a CDS encoding alpha/beta fold hydrolase, translated as MDTRSRHHVTVVGRDEGPSLVLAHGFGCDQNMWRLVLPALAEQFRVVLFDHIGAGGSDASGWSEQRYSSLDGYADDVLEILAELDLRDVVFVGHSVSASVGVLAAVRDPARFAKLVLLNPSPRFIDEDGYRGGFSHDDIEELLESLESNYLGWSATMAPVIMGNEERPELGRELTNSFCRMDPKIARVFARATFLSDNRADLPHVTVPTLVLDCAQDAIAPPEVGAYVHAQIPGSRRETLAATGHCPQLSAPEATAAAIRAFAGGSR; from the coding sequence ATGGACACGCGCAGCAGGCACCATGTGACGGTCGTGGGTCGGGACGAGGGGCCGTCCTTGGTGCTGGCCCACGGCTTCGGGTGCGATCAGAACATGTGGCGCCTGGTGCTGCCCGCGCTCGCGGAGCAGTTCCGGGTGGTGCTGTTCGACCACATCGGCGCGGGCGGGTCGGACGCCTCGGGGTGGAGCGAGCAGCGGTACTCCTCGCTGGACGGCTACGCCGACGACGTGCTGGAGATCCTGGCGGAGCTGGACCTGCGGGACGTGGTGTTCGTCGGGCACTCCGTCAGCGCCTCCGTGGGGGTGCTGGCCGCGGTACGGGACCCGGCGCGCTTCGCGAAGCTGGTGCTGCTCAACCCCTCCCCGCGGTTCATCGACGAGGACGGCTACCGCGGTGGCTTCAGCCACGACGACATCGAGGAGCTGCTGGAGTCGCTGGAGAGCAACTACCTGGGGTGGTCGGCGACGATGGCCCCGGTCATCATGGGCAACGAGGAGCGCCCCGAGCTCGGCCGGGAACTCACCAACAGCTTCTGCCGGATGGACCCGAAGATCGCCCGGGTCTTCGCCCGGGCCACCTTCCTCTCCGACAACCGCGCCGACCTGCCGCACGTGACGGTGCCCACCCTCGTGCTGGACTGCGCGCAGGACGCCATCGCCCCACCCGAGGTCGGCGCCTACGTCCACGCGCAGATCCCCGGGAGCCGCCGCGAGACGCTGGCCGCCACCGGCCACTGCCCCCAGCTGAGTGCGCCCGAGGCCACCGCCGCCGCGATCCGCGCGTTCGCCGGCGGCTCCAGGTGA
- a CDS encoding PP2C family protein-serine/threonine phosphatase, producing MSRVGESREGGSGAEGHGAAAFTALLEDSAEDLYDNAPCGYLSTLMDGTLAKVNTTLLKWLGHSREDLVGRRRFADLLTVGGKLYHETHFAPLLAMQGEVGGVALDLKTADGGRLPVLVTSTVKRGSDGQPLLIRTTLFDARDRRAYEMELLRAREEADALRQDAEQARREAELQRQEAERARDQAQAASRLLEVERDRLRVLATTLQRTLLPPALPAVPGLEVAARYHVASTDEVGGDFYDLFPLGGGQWAFFLGDVCGKGAAAAAVTSLARYTLRAAALADSDPGAVLAHLDAVMQNTYTGLDTRFCTVVHGLLTPDPAGQGAGFTLTLASGGHPPALLLHADGTATYRPTPGGQLIGVIPDAHIATTTLHLAPGDTLLLYTDGLTEAHTESDGRYGDEALLVHAARLAPTTASALLDSLVELLAGFGAGVDDDTALVALSVPISRRGPR from the coding sequence ATGTCGCGCGTCGGCGAATCCCGCGAGGGCGGATCCGGCGCGGAGGGGCACGGCGCCGCGGCGTTCACCGCCCTGCTCGAGGACAGTGCCGAGGACCTCTACGACAACGCCCCGTGCGGCTATCTCTCCACCCTCATGGACGGCACCCTCGCCAAGGTCAACACCACCCTGCTGAAATGGCTCGGCCACTCCCGCGAGGACCTGGTCGGACGGCGCCGCTTCGCCGACCTGCTCACGGTCGGCGGAAAGCTCTACCACGAGACGCACTTCGCGCCGCTGCTCGCGATGCAGGGCGAGGTCGGCGGCGTCGCCCTGGACCTGAAGACCGCCGACGGCGGCCGGCTGCCGGTCCTGGTCACCTCCACCGTCAAGCGGGGTTCCGACGGGCAGCCGCTGCTGATCCGCACCACCCTCTTCGACGCCCGCGACCGCCGGGCCTACGAGATGGAGCTTCTGCGGGCCCGCGAGGAGGCCGACGCCCTTCGCCAGGACGCCGAACAGGCGCGCCGGGAGGCGGAGCTCCAGCGTCAGGAGGCGGAGCGGGCCCGCGACCAGGCGCAGGCCGCGTCCCGGCTGCTGGAGGTGGAACGCGACCGCCTGCGCGTCCTGGCGACGACCCTGCAGCGCACCCTGCTGCCGCCGGCCCTGCCCGCCGTCCCCGGCCTGGAGGTCGCGGCCCGCTACCACGTGGCCTCCACCGACGAGGTCGGCGGCGACTTCTACGACCTGTTCCCGCTCGGGGGCGGGCAGTGGGCGTTCTTCCTCGGCGACGTCTGCGGCAAGGGAGCGGCGGCCGCCGCCGTCACCTCCCTGGCCCGCTACACCCTGCGTGCCGCCGCGCTCGCCGACAGCGACCCCGGCGCAGTCCTGGCCCACCTCGACGCCGTCATGCAGAACACCTACACCGGCCTGGACACCCGGTTCTGCACCGTCGTGCACGGCCTGCTCACCCCCGACCCGGCCGGGCAGGGCGCGGGCTTCACGCTGACGCTCGCCAGCGGCGGCCACCCCCCGGCCCTGCTCCTGCACGCCGACGGCACGGCCACCTACCGGCCGACCCCGGGTGGGCAGCTCATCGGCGTCATCCCCGACGCCCACATCGCCACCACGACCCTGCACCTGGCCCCCGGCGACACCCTGCTGCTCTACACCGACGGCCTCACCGAGGCCCACACCGAGAGCGACGGCCGCTACGGCGACGAGGCCCTCCTCGTCCACGCCGCCCGGCTCGCCCCGACCACCGCGTCCGCCCTCCTCGACTCGCTCGTCGAGCTGCTGGCAGGCTTCGGCGCCGGCGTGGACGACGACACCGCGCTGGTCGCGCTGAGCGTCCCGATCAGCAGGCGGGGCCCCCGATGA
- a CDS encoding STAS domain-containing protein: protein MSELTLTVTTAGQGAVMAIRGDLDFHSAPRVREALADLRLAPGGRLVLDLGGLTFCDSSGISVLVAAHNHTQGLRAETVLADVPTGVSRILGVVGLERVIAQYADTRAATAGWTQAAT, encoded by the coding sequence ATGAGCGAGCTGACCCTCACCGTGACCACCGCCGGACAGGGGGCGGTGATGGCGATCCGAGGTGACCTCGACTTCCACAGCGCGCCCCGCGTCCGCGAGGCGCTGGCCGACCTCCGGCTGGCGCCGGGCGGGCGACTGGTACTCGATCTCGGGGGCCTCACGTTCTGCGACTCCTCCGGGATCAGCGTCCTGGTGGCGGCGCACAACCACACCCAGGGCCTGCGGGCCGAGACCGTGCTCGCCGACGTCCCCACCGGCGTCAGCCGCATCCTGGGCGTGGTCGGACTGGAGCGGGTCATCGCGCAGTACGCCGACACCCGGGCCGCCACCGCCGGTTGGACGCAGGCCGCGACCTGA
- a CDS encoding DUF6296 family protein, with amino-acid sequence MTDTPRRWLITFPGPQGCHARQETALVQWHGTLGPRGQPLYVGEGGIEVEITPDGIAYLVAVGRYPAPDMPVHAQPLG; translated from the coding sequence GTGACGGACACTCCCAGACGCTGGCTGATCACCTTCCCCGGCCCCCAGGGCTGCCACGCCCGGCAGGAGACCGCCCTCGTGCAGTGGCACGGGACCCTCGGACCGCGCGGCCAGCCCCTCTACGTCGGCGAGGGGGGCATCGAGGTCGAGATCACTCCGGACGGCATCGCCTACCTGGTCGCCGTCGGCCGCTACCCCGCGCCGGACATGCCCGTGCACGCCCAGCCGCTCGGCTGA
- a CDS encoding SDR family oxidoreductase codes for MPPDQVTPQDPVRQYPRPDFAAQSQPHPGSGARMDPEPDHGEQSYRGSGRLTGRKALITGGDSGIGRAVALAFAREGADVAFCHLPAEEDDARETTRLVEEAGRRALAVAGDVREEQFCADLVTRTVDTLGGLDILVNNAAYQMSQPDGLAAISTDQLDRVMKTNVYAMFWLCRAALPHLRPGASVINTASVQAYRPSPHLLDYAATKGAIVTFTQGLAQQLAPEGIRVNAVAPGPVWTPLIPATMAPDKVAAFGRQSPLGRPAQPAEMAPAYVFLASQEASYITAEIVNATGGTPL; via the coding sequence GTGCCCCCCGACCAGGTGACCCCCCAGGACCCGGTGCGGCAGTACCCCCGCCCCGACTTCGCCGCGCAGAGCCAGCCGCATCCCGGATCCGGTGCGCGGATGGATCCCGAACCGGACCACGGCGAGCAGAGCTACCGCGGCAGCGGCCGCCTCACCGGCAGAAAGGCGCTGATCACCGGCGGTGACTCCGGCATCGGGCGGGCCGTCGCGCTCGCGTTCGCCCGGGAGGGCGCCGACGTCGCGTTCTGCCACCTGCCGGCCGAGGAGGACGACGCCCGCGAGACGACCCGGCTGGTCGAGGAGGCCGGTCGGCGCGCCCTCGCGGTGGCGGGCGACGTGCGTGAGGAGCAGTTCTGCGCGGACCTGGTCACCCGTACGGTCGACACGCTGGGCGGCCTGGACATCCTGGTGAACAACGCCGCCTACCAGATGTCCCAGCCCGACGGGCTCGCCGCGATCAGCACCGACCAGCTCGACCGGGTGATGAAGACCAACGTGTACGCCATGTTCTGGCTCTGCCGGGCGGCGCTCCCGCACCTTCGCCCGGGGGCGTCCGTCATCAACACGGCGTCCGTCCAGGCCTACAGGCCCAGCCCGCACCTGCTGGACTACGCCGCCACCAAGGGCGCGATCGTCACCTTCACCCAGGGGCTGGCCCAGCAGCTCGCCCCGGAGGGCATCCGCGTCAACGCCGTCGCCCCGGGGCCGGTGTGGACGCCGCTGATCCCGGCGACGATGGCCCCCGACAAGGTGGCCGCGTTCGGCCGGCAGTCTCCGCTGGGGCGCCCGGCGCAGCCGGCCGAGATGGCTCCGGCCTACGTGTTCCTCGCTTCGCAGGAGGCGAGCTACATCACCGCCGAGATCGTCAACGCCACCGGCGGCACACCCCTGTGA
- a CDS encoding PRC-barrel domain-containing protein: MSGTEIWEFRSTAGHVSGSDLVGFHVEATDGHIGKIDTLSEQAGSQYLVVDTGPWIFGRHVLLPAGTVLRVDRGDRKVHVDRTKDEIKSGPEFDPHTHDADTDYQDIYNAYYGPFYGGAI, translated from the coding sequence ATGAGCGGCACCGAGATCTGGGAGTTCCGTTCGACGGCCGGCCACGTCTCCGGCAGCGACCTGGTGGGATTCCACGTGGAGGCCACCGACGGCCACATCGGAAAGATCGACACGTTGTCGGAGCAGGCCGGCTCCCAGTACCTGGTGGTGGACACCGGCCCGTGGATCTTCGGCAGGCACGTCCTGCTCCCCGCCGGCACCGTCCTGCGGGTCGACCGGGGCGACCGGAAGGTCCACGTCGACCGCACCAAGGACGAGATCAAGAGCGGCCCCGAGTTCGACCCGCACACGCACGACGCGGACACCGACTACCAGGACATCTACAACGCGTACTACGGCCCCTTCTACGGCGGCGCCATCTGA
- a CDS encoding DsbA family protein has protein sequence MSQPQHQHHATPVAVPAATPAARERLREAHRREALAARTRRRILVGVSVLAVLALAGGAALAIGLADDGRTPLAATVPGGGTGRAGGTAAPLVVPANSTGPDGTVIVYGKADAPHTLQVFEDFRCPICKSFEAAHGQAVQQLADDGTYRIEYHLAAFLDAGLGGRGSHTALAAAGAALNEGVDKFKQFHDVLYANQPEEREDGFGDVNRILALAGQVPGLRTEAFTKAVTEGTYAPWAAEVAAAFESSGVTGTPTVRLDGTTVKLSDAAGHALTTEQLTARLRQAAGAQ, from the coding sequence ATGAGCCAGCCCCAGCACCAGCACCACGCAACGCCGGTCGCCGTTCCGGCCGCCACGCCGGCCGCCCGTGAGCGCCTCCGGGAGGCACACCGCAGGGAGGCACTCGCCGCCCGGACCCGTCGTCGGATCCTCGTCGGCGTGAGCGTCCTGGCGGTCCTGGCCCTCGCCGGCGGCGCCGCCCTCGCCATCGGCCTCGCCGACGACGGCCGGACGCCCCTCGCAGCGACCGTGCCCGGTGGCGGCACCGGCCGGGCGGGCGGGACCGCCGCGCCGCTCGTCGTCCCCGCCAACAGCACCGGCCCGGACGGCACCGTGATCGTCTACGGCAAGGCCGACGCCCCGCACACGCTGCAGGTGTTCGAGGACTTCCGCTGCCCGATCTGCAAGTCCTTCGAGGCGGCTCACGGTCAGGCCGTACAGCAGCTGGCGGACGACGGCACGTACAGGATCGAGTACCACCTGGCGGCCTTTCTCGACGCCGGCCTCGGCGGCCGGGGCTCGCACACCGCCCTCGCCGCCGCCGGCGCGGCGCTCAACGAGGGCGTCGACAAGTTCAAGCAGTTCCACGATGTCCTCTACGCCAACCAGCCGGAGGAGCGGGAGGACGGCTTCGGGGACGTCAACCGGATCCTCGCGCTGGCCGGGCAGGTGCCGGGGCTGAGGACCGAGGCGTTCACCAAGGCCGTCACCGAGGGCACCTACGCACCGTGGGCGGCCGAGGTCGCCGCCGCCTTCGAGAGCAGCGGCGTCACCGGCACGCCCACCGTCAGGCTCGACGGCACCACGGTCAAGCTGTCGGACGCCGCCGGTCACGCCCTGACGACGGAGCAACTGACCGCCCGGCTCAGGCAGGCGGCCGGCGCGCAGTAG